The following is a genomic window from Variovorax paradoxus.
CTGCATCAGCCCCGCGAGCCCGGCCAGGAGGCCGGTGGCCGCAAACACGATGATGCGGATCGGCCGCGGATCGATGCCCGCAAGCCGCATCGCTTCTTCATTGGTGCCGATGCCCACTACATGCCGGCCGAACACCGTGCGTGTGAGAACCAGTTGGCCCACCGCCACCAGCACCACTGCCAGCACGAAAGCCGCGGAGATGCCGCCGACCCAGGGCGCAGCCAAGCCGGAGATCGCGTCGCCCACATACTGCGTGCGCGAATCGGTCACCAGGTACGCACCGCCGCGCACCGCTTCGAGCATGCCCAGCGAGACGATGAAGCTCGGAAGGCGCCACGCCACCGACACCGCGCCCGTGACCGTGCCGCACACCAGCCCGGTCGCCAAGCCCAGCGCGGCGGCCGCGGGAACCGGGAGCTGCCACTGCAGGATGGCCGCAGCCGTGACCGCGGCGCTGAGTGCCAGCACCGAACCCACCGAAAGATCGATGCCCGCGATGATCAGCACGAAGGTCATGCCAACGGCCATCACGGCGAGCGCAGGAATTTCGTTGGCTATGGAAATGAAGGTTTCGCGGGTAAAGAAATACTCGCTCAGCGACCCGAAGAGCACGACCATGCCCACGAGCACGACGGTAAGGCCAAGGTAGGTGCCCAACTGGCCCTTGAGAGCGGAGGGCTGGGCGGATGTGGCGGCGGCTGAGTTCATGGTGTCTCGGCTGGGGCTGGTTGGGCCGGGTTCGAATCGGAAACGACGGATGCGGCCGTCGGGCTCGTCGCAGTGGTGGCGCGTCCTGCCGCGTCGCTGAAAGCGGCGGCGAGCAGCGATTGTTCGCTCCATTGGCCGCGCTCGAATACCGCAACCAGCCGGCCGGCGCTCATCACGCCGATGCGGTCGCACATGGCCATCAGCTCGCGCAGGTCGCTCGACACCATCAGGAGCGCCTTGCCGGTCTCGGTCATGCGGTCGAGTTCGGCGTACAGGTCGGCACGTGCGCCCACGTCCACGCCGCGCGTGGGCTCGTCCAGCAGCAGCACCTTGCACTCGCGGTGCAGCCAGCGTGCGAACACCACCTTCTGCTGATTGCCGCCGCTCAAGGTGGCAACGGGTTGTTCGATGCTGCGCGAGCGAATGCGCAGCAGCTCGACGAGCCGCCTGGCAATGCCGCGCTCCTTGGCGCGTTGCAGCCAGCCGGCGTGCGAAATGGCGCCCAGATCGCTCAGCGTGGCGTTGACGCGAATCGGCTGGGTGAGCAGCAGACCTTGCGACTTGCGGTCCTCGGTCACCAGGCCGATGCCCGCGCGAATGGCCTGCATCGGCGAGCGCCAGCCTTTGGGCGCGCGCTGCACCGGCTGCGTGCTGGCAACGCCGTCGTAGAGAAGAATCTCGCCGCGGTCGGCGCGGTCCGCACCGAACAGCAGCCGCACGAGTTCGGTCCGGCCCGAGCCGACCAGGCCCGCCAGGCCCATGACTTCGCCCGCGTGCAGGTCGATGTCCACGTCCTTCACAACCTGGGCGCGGCCAATGCCTCTTGCACTCAGCAAAACCGGGCCCGCCATGCGGCGGTCGCGGCCTTCGTGCTCGTGCACTGCGCGGCCCACCATGCGTTGCACCAGTTCGGATTCACGCACGCCGACCATGGCGCGCACGTCGACCAGGCGGCCGTCGCGCAGCACCGCCACGCGGTCGGCGATGCGCTGCAGCTCTTCGAGGCGATGCGACACATAGACGATGGCCACGCCGTGCGCCTTCAGCAGTTCGATCTGCTCGAAGAGGTGCGAGGTTTCGCGTGGCGTGAGCATGGCGGTGGGCTCGTCGAGCACCAGCACGCGCGTGTCGTCCTGCAGGTTGCGCGCAATCTCGACCATCTGCTGCTGGCCGATGCCCAGCCGCGCCACGGGCGTGGCCGGGTCGATGTTCTGCATGCCGATTTTTGCGAGCTGCTGCGCGGCCAGCTCGTGCAGCTTGCCGCGGCGGATCCAGCCCGCCTGGTTGGGGAGCCGGTCGAGCAGCAGGTTCTCGGCCACCGACAGCGTGTTGACCAGTCCCAGCTCCTGCATGACCATGCGCACGCCCAGCCGCTCGGCGTCGCGGCGCGATGCGGGCTGGAACGGCACGCCGTCCAGCAGCATCTGGCCGCGCGTCGGCTGCACCAGGCCGCAGACGATTTTCGACAGCGTGCTCTTGCCGGCACCGTTCTCGCCCGTGAGCGCGAGTACCTCTCCGGCGTTCAACACAAGAGAAACGTCGTCGAGCACCGGCGCCGCGTAGTCCTTGCCAAGCGCGCTCATCGAGAGCACGGGCGGTGCAAGGCTTGCGTTCATGGCGGCGGCGGATGCGTTCAACGGCGACTCTTTTTCTTGTTGCTTACTTCGACGACTTGGTGACCAGCACCACGTCGGTCTTCACTTCGGCGGGCATGCTCGACTGCGGCTTCTTGTCGGCCAGCGCCTTGAGTGCGGTCTCGATGCCGAACACCGCTTGCTTGGCCGCGAACTGGTCGGCGGTGGCAAGCACGCGGCCGTCCTTCAGCATCGGCTTGATGGCGCCGATGTTGTCGTAGCCCACCACCAGCACCTTGCCGGTCTTGCCGGCGGCCTTGACCGCGGCCACGGCGCCAAGCGCCATGCTGTCGTTGCCCGCGAGCAGCGCCTTCAGGTCGGGGTGCTCACGCATCATGCCGGCGGCCACCGTGTTGCCCTTGTCGATTTCCCACTGGCCCGACTGCACGCCCACCACCGTCACGCCGGCGGCCTTCATGGCGTCCTGGTAGCCGAGGGTGCGCTGCTGCGCATTGAAGGTGGTCGACACGCCTTCGATGATGCCGACCTTGTCGCCGGCCTTCAGGCTCTTGGCCAGTTCATCGCCGACCAGCTTGGCGCCGGCGCGGTTGTCGGGGCCGACGAAGGGCACCTGAATGCCTTTTTCCTTCAGCGCGGCGGCGTCGAACTGGTTGTCGATGTTCACCACGAGGATGCCCCGGTCGATGGCCGCCTTGACCACCGGTACCAGCGCCTTCGAATCGGCCGGCGCAATGACCAGCGCATTGATCTTCTGCGCCATCATCTGCTCGACCATCTTGATCTGGGCGGCCGTGTCGGTCTCGTCCTTGATGCCGTTGGCCACCAGCGTGTATTGCGAGGCGTTGGCTTTCTGGTGCGCCTTGGCGCCGTCTTCCATGGTGCGGAAGAACTCATTGGCCAGCGACTTCATGACCAGCGCCACCTTGGGCTTCTCCTGGGCGAGGGCGGGCGTGGCGGCAAAGGCCCCCAGCAACGTCAGTGCGGCTGCGCTCTGCAGCGTACGGCGGGTGAACTTCATGATGGTGTGTCTCCTGAGGTGGTTGAGCGGTGCGCCGGTCTTGGCCGGGGCTCCAATATTAACCAACGAAAACGTTTGCGCAAACGTTTGCTTCTTGGGTTTAACCCTGAGCAATTTGAGCTGTCTCGCACACTCCGCAAACGGTGGCTGAGCCGGCTCGCCTAAAATCCTGGGTTACCCAGAGGACCCCCCATGAGTTTGCAATGCGGCATCGTCGGCCTGCCCAACGTCGGTAAATCCACCCTTTTCAATGCGTTGACCAAGGCCGGTATCGCAGCGGAAAACTATCCGTTCTGCACCATCGAGCCCAATGTGGGCGTGGTGGAAGTGCCCGATCCGCGGCTCGCGCAGCTCAGCGAGATCGTCAAGCCCGAGCGCGTGGTGCCCGCCATCGTCGAGTTCGTCGACATCGCCGGCCTGGTGGCCGGTGCCAGCACGGGCGAGGGCCTGGGCAACAAGTTTCTTGCGCACATCCGCGAAACCGACGCCACGGTGAATGTGGTGCGCTGCTTCGACGACGAGAACGTGATTCACGTGGCCGGCAAGGTCGACCCGATCTCCGACATCGAAGTGATCCAGACCGAACTCTGCCTGGCCGACCTGGCCACGGTAGAAAAGGCGCTGCACCGCCACACCAAGGTGGCCCGCTCGGGCGACAAGGATGCGCAGAAGCTCGTCGGCCTGCTGGAGCGCTGCCAGGCCGCGCTGAACGAGAACACGCCGGTGCGCGCGCTCGAGTTCACCAAGGAAGAGCAGCCGCTGGTCAAGAGCTTCACGCTCATCACCGCCAAGCCCGCGATGTTCGTCGGCAACGTGGCCGAAGACGGCTTCGAGAACAACCCGTACCTCGACCGCCTGCGCGAATACGCCGCCAAGCAGGGCGCACCCGTGGTCGCCATCTGCGCCAAGATCGAAGCCGACTTGGCCGAGATGGACGACGAAGACAAGAAGATGTTCCTCGCCGAAATCGGCCAGGAAGAGCCGGGCCTCAATCGCCTGATTCGTGCGGCCTTCAAGCTGCTGGGCCTGCAGACCTACTTCACCGCCGGCGTGAAGGAAGTGCGCGCCTGGACCATCCACATCGGCGACACCGGCCCGCAGGCGGCCGGCGTGATTCACGGCGACTTCGAAAAGGGCTACATCCGAGCCCAGACCATCGCGTTCGAAGACTACATCGCCTATAAGGGCGAGCAGGGCGCGAAGGACGCGGGCAAGATGCGTTCGGAAGGCAAGGAATACGTCGTCAAGGACGGCGACGTGATGAATTTCCTCTTCAGTTCCTAACTGGCTCACCCCCAGTCTTCGCGCACTTCGTGGCGCTACGCCAACCCCGTCGCCGGGGGCAACACCAGCGGCCCGGCGAAGCCGGTTCCGCGATGTTCCACGAAAAAGGCACGCCCTTCCTTCAAGCACCTGCCGACCTATGCTCACCGTCCATCACCTGAACAACTCGCGCTCGCAGCGCGTGCTGTGGCTTCTCGAAGAACTCGGGCTGCCCTACGAGATCGTTCACTACCAGCGCGATCCGCAAACCATGTTGGCGCCCGCTTCGCTGCGGGCCGTTCATCCGCTTGGCAAGTCGCCGGTGGTCACCACGGACGACGGGCTCACGCTTGCGGAATCGGGCGCGATCATCGAGACGGTGATCGAGCGCTATGGCAACGGCCGGTTGGCACCGGCTGCGGGCACACCCGAGGCGCTGCGCTATCGCTACTGGCTGCACTTTGCGGAAGGCACGGCCATGTCGCCGCTGCTGCTGAAACTGGTGTTCGACAAGATCGAGCGCAGCAAGATGCCTTTCTTCGTGAAGCCGATTGCAAAGATGATTTCGGGTAAGGCCAAGGCGGCCATCGTCATGCCCAACATCGAGAGCCATCTGAACTTCATGGAAGCCGAGCTCGGCAAGAGCGAATGGTTTGCCGGCAGTGAATTCACGGGGGCCGACATCCAGATGAGCTTTCCCGTCGAAGCTTCGCAGGCGCGCGGCGGCCTGAATGCAACGCGTCCCCGCCTCATGGCCTATCTCGAGCGCATCTACGCGCGCCCAGCCTACCGGCGTGCGCTGGAACGCGGCGGTCCCTACGATCTATTGAGCTGAGCCCGCCGGGAGCAGCGCGGGGCTACCCCGGAAAGATGTAGAGCAGCGCGACGGTCATGCACACATAGCGCAAGAATTTGCCGATGACCATGTAGCCGAGGCATGGCCAGAACGGCAGCTTGAGCCAACCCGCCACCGCGCAGAGCGGATCGCCGACGATCGGCAGCCAGCTCAAGAGGCATGCCTTCGGGCCGAGCCGCTCCAGCCAGCTCAATACGCGCACATGATGTTTCGAGTGCGAGTATTTGTCTGCCACCTTGTGTGCGCCGTAGCCAATCCACCAGTCGACGGCGCCGCCCAGCGTGTTGCCCACGGTTGCCACCAGAATGGCCGGCCAGAACATCTCGGGGTTGAGCTTGAGCAGGCCGAAAAGAATCGGCTCCGAACCCACGGGCAACAGCGTGGCCGACACAAAGGCCGCGATGAACAGCGTAGAGAGGCCGTATTGCGGAAGCGCAAGTAGCGCCAGGAGAGCGTCGAGCCAGGCTTGCATAAGGTGAAATGAGTCGACGCAGTATAGGTAGCCCGGCTGCTTGAACAGGTCGGAGAAAGCGCCGAGGAGCGCGGGTTTCATTCCCCTACCTCAAGCGCAAATCGTTTCATTCGCCGAAATCGCGCGTGGCTACAATCGTGCCTCATTTTTCAGCAGCCGGACTCGCGACGCTATCTCCTCCATGACCTTGCAGATCGGCACTCACACGCTGGAAAACCGCCTGTTCGCCGCGCCGATGGCCGGCGTGACGGACCGGCCTTTCCGCATGCTGTGCCGCCAGCTTGGCGCGGGTTATGCGGTCAGCGAGATGGTGACCTCGCGCAAAGACCTCTGGAACACGCTCAAGACGTCGCGCCGCGCCAACCACGACGGCGAGCCCGGCCCCATCGCGGTGCAGATCGCCGGCACCGATGCGGCCATGATGGCCGAGGCCACGGTCTACAACATCGAGCGCGGCGCGCAGATCATCGACATCAACATGGGCTGCCCGGCCAAGAAGGTCTGCAACAAGTGGGCCGGGTCGGCGTTGATGCGCGACGAGCCGCTGGCGCGCGAGATCGTGCAGGCGGTGGTGGATGCAGCCCAACCTTTCAATGTGCCGGTCACGCTCAAGATGCGTACCGGATGGAGCCAGGAGCACCGCAATGCGGTGCGGCTCGCGCGCGATTTCGAATCGGCCGGCGTGCAGATGCTCACCGTGCACGGCCGCACGCGAGAGCAAGGCTACAAGGGCAGCGCCGAGTACGACACCATTGCCGCCGTGAAGGCCGCGGTGCGCATTCCCGTGGTGGCCAACGGAGACATCAATTCACCGGAGAAGGCGCGCGATGTGCTCGCGGCCACCAGTGCCGATGCGGTGATGATCGGCCGCGCGGCGCAAGGCCGGCCGTGGATCTTTCGTGAGATTTCTCACTTTCTCGCAACGGGTACGCATCTTGCGCCGCCGCTGGTCATTGAAGTTCGTCGCTTGCTGCTCGATCATCTGGTGGAGCACTATGCGCTCTACGGCGAGTTCAGCGGCGTGCGCACGGCGCGCAAGCACATCGGCTGGTATGTGCGTACGCTCGCGGACGGCGAAGCCTTCCGCGCGCAGATGAACACCATCGAAGATTCCGCCGCGCAGCTGCGTGCGGTCGGCGATTATTTCGACGGGTTGGCGGACCGCATGGACCGCATGCCCGTGCATCAGGCGGCCGAAGAGCTGTCCGGTGAAGAGGAGGCGGCTTGCGCCGCTGATTGAGAGAGAAGAAGAGAAGAAAAGCATGAGCAAGAAACACATCGAGGACTGCGTTCGCACCAGTCTGGACAGCTACTTTCGCGATTTGCGCGGCACCGAACCCGACGGCATGTACGAGATGCTCGTGCGCGTGGTCGAGAAGCCCTTGCTCGATGTCGTGATGACGCGCGCCGAAGGCAACCAGTCGAAGGCTGCGCAATGGTTGGGCCTGAATCGCAACACGCTTCGCAAGAAGCTGGTTGAACACAAACTTTTGAAATAACTACACGGCATATTCCATGGCCCAGACCGCACTCATCTCCGTCTCCGACAAAACCGGCATCCTCGAATTCGCGCAAGCGCTGCATGGCCTTGGCATCAAGCTGCTGTCCACCGGCGGCACCGCCAAGCTGCTCGCCGATGCCGGCCTGCCGGTCACCGAAGTGGCCGACCACACCGGCTTTCCCGAAATGCTCGACGGCCGCGTGAAGACGCTGCATCCCAAGATCCACGGCGGCCTGTTGGCGCGCCGCGACCTGCCCGCGCACGTGGCGGCCATCAAGGAACACGGCATCGACACCATCGACCTGCTGGTGGTCAATCTCTATCCGTTCGAAGCCACGGTGGCCAAGGCCGGCTGCACGCTCGAAGACGCCATCGAGAACATCGACATCGGCGGACCGGCCATGGTGCGCAGCGCCGCCAAGAACTGGAAAGACGTCGGCGTGCTGACCGATGCCTCGCAGTATCCCGTGGCGCTGGCCGAGCTCCAGGCCGGCGGCAAGCTCAGCGACAAGACCAAGTTCGCGTTCTCGGTGGCCGCGTTCAACCGCATTGCCGACTATGACGGCGCCATCAGCGACTATCTCTCGGCCATCGACTTCGAGGCCAGCATCGGCCAGCCTGCGCCCACGCGCTCGCTGTTCCCGGCGCAAAGCAACGGCCGCTTCGTGAAGGTGCAAGACCTGCGCTATGGCGAGAACCCGCACCAGCAGGCCGCGTTCTACCGCGACCTGCATCCGGCGCCGGGCTCGCTCGTGTCTGCCAGGCAGCTGCAAGGCAAGGAGCTCAGCTACAACAACATTGCCGACGCAGACGCCGCATGGGAATGCGTCAAGAGCTTCGACGTGCCGGCCTGTGTGATCGTGAAGCATGCCAATCCTTGCGGTGTTGCGGTTGGCAAGGATGCGGCCGAAGCCTATGGCAAGGCTTTCAAGACCGATCCGACTTCCGCCTTCGGCGGCATCATTGCTTTCAATCGTCCGGTCGACGGCGAAACCGCGCAGGCTATTGCCAAGCAATTCGTCGAAGTGCTGATGGCGCCCGGCTACACGCCCGAGGCGCTCGAAGTGTTCCAGGCCACCAAGGCCAAGCTCAACGTGCGCGTGCTCGAGATCGCATTGCCCAAGGGTGGCGCCACCGACTGGGACAACGGCCGCAATGCAATGGACGTCAAGCGCGTCGGCTCGGGCCTCCTGATCCAGACCGCCGACAACCACGAGCTCGCGGTGAGCGACCTCAAGGTAGTGACCAAGAAACAACCCACGCCCGAACAGCTGCAAGACCTGCTGTTCGCATGGAAGGTCGCCAAGTACGTGAAGAGCAACGCCATTGTGTTCTGCGCCGGCGGCATGACCATGGGCGTGGGCGCCGGCCAGATGAGCCGCCTCGATTCGGCGCGCATCGCGAGCATCAAGGCCGAGCATGCAGGCCTGTCGCTCAAGGACACGGCCGTGGCAAGCGATGCGTTCTTCCCGTTCCGCGACGGCCTCGACGTGGTGGTCGACGCCGGTGCGAGCTGCGTCATTCAACCGGGCGGTTCGATGCGCGACCAGGAAGTGATCGATGCCGCCGACGAGCGCGGCGTGGTCATGGTGCTTTCGGGCGTGCGCCACTTCCGCCACTGAGCGCCAACCGCTCATGCGCCCGTCTGGGCGAAGGCCGGGTTGTCCGCCAGCGTTTCGCTGGTGGGCAGCCCGGCCTTTTTCTTGGCGGGACGGACGTTCGGCTTAACGGCGCTTGGACGCCTTGAAGATCTGCCTTGCCGCTTCGATCGTGACGGCAATGTCGTCGTCGCTGTGCGCGGCGCTCACAAAGCCCGCTTCGTAGAGCGCCGGTGCGATGTACACGCCGCGGTCGAGCAGGCCGTGGAACAGCGCGTTGAACTGCGCGTTGTCCGTGGTCATCACGGTCGCGTAGTTCTGCGGCAGTTCGTTCATGAGAAAGAAGCCGAACATGCCGCCTTCGCTGTCGGCATTGAAGGCTTGGCCTTCCGCCGCGGCAGCCGCCTTCAGGCCGGCGACCAGCGACTGCGTCTTCTTCGACAGCGCTTCATAGAAGCCGGGCTTGGCGATCTCCTTCAGCGTGGCCAAGCCGCAGGCCGTGGCCACGGGGTTGCCCGAGAGCGTGCCGGCCTGGTAGACCGGGCCGAGCGGTGCAAGCTGCTCCATGATGGCGCGCGGGCCGCCGAAAGCCGCCAGCGGCATGCCTCCGCC
Proteins encoded in this region:
- a CDS encoding ABC transporter permease codes for the protein MNSAAATSAQPSALKGQLGTYLGLTVVLVGMVVLFGSLSEYFFTRETFISIANEIPALAVMAVGMTFVLIIAGIDLSVGSVLALSAAVTAAAILQWQLPVPAAAALGLATGLVCGTVTGAVSVAWRLPSFIVSLGMLEAVRGGAYLVTDSRTQYVGDAISGLAAPWVGGISAAFVLAVVLVAVGQLVLTRTVFGRHVVGIGTNEEAMRLAGIDPRPIRIIVFAATGLLAGLAGLMQSARLEAADPNAGVGIELQVIAAVVIGGTSLMGGRGSVVNTFFGVLIIAVLEAGLAQVGASEPSKRIITGAVIVVAVIIDTLRQRRADRRLA
- a CDS encoding sugar ABC transporter ATP-binding protein; protein product: MNASLAPPVLSMSALGKDYAAPVLDDVSLVLNAGEVLALTGENGAGKSTLSKIVCGLVQPTRGQMLLDGVPFQPASRRDAERLGVRMVMQELGLVNTLSVAENLLLDRLPNQAGWIRRGKLHELAAQQLAKIGMQNIDPATPVARLGIGQQQMVEIARNLQDDTRVLVLDEPTAMLTPRETSHLFEQIELLKAHGVAIVYVSHRLEELQRIADRVAVLRDGRLVDVRAMVGVRESELVQRMVGRAVHEHEGRDRRMAGPVLLSARGIGRAQVVKDVDIDLHAGEVMGLAGLVGSGRTELVRLLFGADRADRGEILLYDGVASTQPVQRAPKGWRSPMQAIRAGIGLVTEDRKSQGLLLTQPIRVNATLSDLGAISHAGWLQRAKERGIARRLVELLRIRSRSIEQPVATLSGGNQQKVVFARWLHRECKVLLLDEPTRGVDVGARADLYAELDRMTETGKALLMVSSDLRELMAMCDRIGVMSAGRLVAVFERGQWSEQSLLAAAFSDAAGRATTATSPTAASVVSDSNPAQPAPAETP
- a CDS encoding sugar ABC transporter substrate-binding protein, encoding MKFTRRTLQSAAALTLLGAFAATPALAQEKPKVALVMKSLANEFFRTMEDGAKAHQKANASQYTLVANGIKDETDTAAQIKMVEQMMAQKINALVIAPADSKALVPVVKAAIDRGILVVNIDNQFDAAALKEKGIQVPFVGPDNRAGAKLVGDELAKSLKAGDKVGIIEGVSTTFNAQQRTLGYQDAMKAAGVTVVGVQSGQWEIDKGNTVAAGMMREHPDLKALLAGNDSMALGAVAAVKAAGKTGKVLVVGYDNIGAIKPMLKDGRVLATADQFAAKQAVFGIETALKALADKKPQSSMPAEVKTDVVLVTKSSK
- the ychF gene encoding redox-regulated ATPase YchF; this encodes MSLQCGIVGLPNVGKSTLFNALTKAGIAAENYPFCTIEPNVGVVEVPDPRLAQLSEIVKPERVVPAIVEFVDIAGLVAGASTGEGLGNKFLAHIRETDATVNVVRCFDDENVIHVAGKVDPISDIEVIQTELCLADLATVEKALHRHTKVARSGDKDAQKLVGLLERCQAALNENTPVRALEFTKEEQPLVKSFTLITAKPAMFVGNVAEDGFENNPYLDRLREYAAKQGAPVVAICAKIEADLAEMDDEDKKMFLAEIGQEEPGLNRLIRAAFKLLGLQTYFTAGVKEVRAWTIHIGDTGPQAAGVIHGDFEKGYIRAQTIAFEDYIAYKGEQGAKDAGKMRSEGKEYVVKDGDVMNFLFSS
- a CDS encoding glutathione S-transferase family protein — protein: MLTVHHLNNSRSQRVLWLLEELGLPYEIVHYQRDPQTMLAPASLRAVHPLGKSPVVTTDDGLTLAESGAIIETVIERYGNGRLAPAAGTPEALRYRYWLHFAEGTAMSPLLLKLVFDKIERSKMPFFVKPIAKMISGKAKAAIVMPNIESHLNFMEAELGKSEWFAGSEFTGADIQMSFPVEASQARGGLNATRPRLMAYLERIYARPAYRRALERGGPYDLLS
- a CDS encoding YqaA family protein, whose amino-acid sequence is MQAWLDALLALLALPQYGLSTLFIAAFVSATLLPVGSEPILFGLLKLNPEMFWPAILVATVGNTLGGAVDWWIGYGAHKVADKYSHSKHHVRVLSWLERLGPKACLLSWLPIVGDPLCAVAGWLKLPFWPCLGYMVIGKFLRYVCMTVALLYIFPG
- the dusB gene encoding tRNA dihydrouridine synthase DusB, encoding MTLQIGTHTLENRLFAAPMAGVTDRPFRMLCRQLGAGYAVSEMVTSRKDLWNTLKTSRRANHDGEPGPIAVQIAGTDAAMMAEATVYNIERGAQIIDINMGCPAKKVCNKWAGSALMRDEPLAREIVQAVVDAAQPFNVPVTLKMRTGWSQEHRNAVRLARDFESAGVQMLTVHGRTREQGYKGSAEYDTIAAVKAAVRIPVVANGDINSPEKARDVLAATSADAVMIGRAAQGRPWIFREISHFLATGTHLAPPLVIEVRRLLLDHLVEHYALYGEFSGVRTARKHIGWYVRTLADGEAFRAQMNTIEDSAAQLRAVGDYFDGLADRMDRMPVHQAAEELSGEEEAACAAD
- a CDS encoding Fis family transcriptional regulator, which produces MSKKHIEDCVRTSLDSYFRDLRGTEPDGMYEMLVRVVEKPLLDVVMTRAEGNQSKAAQWLGLNRNTLRKKLVEHKLLK
- the purH gene encoding bifunctional phosphoribosylaminoimidazolecarboxamide formyltransferase/IMP cyclohydrolase, which codes for MAQTALISVSDKTGILEFAQALHGLGIKLLSTGGTAKLLADAGLPVTEVADHTGFPEMLDGRVKTLHPKIHGGLLARRDLPAHVAAIKEHGIDTIDLLVVNLYPFEATVAKAGCTLEDAIENIDIGGPAMVRSAAKNWKDVGVLTDASQYPVALAELQAGGKLSDKTKFAFSVAAFNRIADYDGAISDYLSAIDFEASIGQPAPTRSLFPAQSNGRFVKVQDLRYGENPHQQAAFYRDLHPAPGSLVSARQLQGKELSYNNIADADAAWECVKSFDVPACVIVKHANPCGVAVGKDAAEAYGKAFKTDPTSAFGGIIAFNRPVDGETAQAIAKQFVEVLMAPGYTPEALEVFQATKAKLNVRVLEIALPKGGATDWDNGRNAMDVKRVGSGLLIQTADNHELAVSDLKVVTKKQPTPEQLQDLLFAWKVAKYVKSNAIVFCAGGMTMGVGAGQMSRLDSARIASIKAEHAGLSLKDTAVASDAFFPFRDGLDVVVDAGASCVIQPGGSMRDQEVIDAADERGVVMVLSGVRHFRH